The Montipora foliosa isolate CH-2021 chromosome 14, ASM3666993v2, whole genome shotgun sequence genome window below encodes:
- the LOC137985499 gene encoding D-inositol 3-phosphate glycosyltransferase-like, with the protein MSRRTTDPSFPSTSPSAQRESKKGHESISGQASSRKLKVTLLSEEWKSTKGGLSTVNRQLAIQLAKHENVEVSMYLPPCSEEDLRIAKEYHVNLVQARKLIGFQPIDWLLSVPENHEMDYVIGHGLKLGRQVQLIKKQLTCKWVQVLHTAPEDLAMFKGDENAISKGEEKHKAEVELCELADEVVAVGPKLADNYSRYLRHCQRDQSVFVLTPSIFSEFASVKQAAEDGRTFCVLVFGRGDPEDFNLKAYDIAAKAIFQLKEASYELTFVGAPPGKEEEIAEKLCQHGIARRQLRVRSFKESREDLNKLFCEVDLCIMPSRTEGFGLTALEALSAGLPILVSGNSGLADALQNVPGGSSRVVNSEEPAEWAEAIKSVRKMRRDIRLKETKNLRIQYAEVYSWEKQCDELLKMMFDTLLGTSGKGCK; encoded by the exons ATGTCAAGGCGAACTACT GATCCCTCCTTCCCCAGCACCTCACCTTCTGCACAAAGAGAAAGTAAAAAAGGCCATGAAAGCATTTCAGGCCAAGCATCAAGTAGGAAGCTTAAGGTTACTCTCCTGAGCGAGGAATGGAAATCTACAAAAGGAGGCTTGTCGACTGTAAACAGACAGCTTGCCATTCAGTTGGCAAAACATGAGAATGTGGAAGTCAGTATGTACCTTCCTCCGTGCAGTGAAGAAGATCTGAGAATTGCTAAGGAATACCATGTTAACCTTGTACAAGCACGAAAATTGATAGGATTTCAACCCATTGATTGGCTTTTGTCTGTACCAGAAAACCATGAGATGGATTATGTGATTGGACATGGGCTAAAACTTGGACGACAAGTGCAACTCATTAAGAAGCAGCTAACGTGTAAGTGGGTTCAGGTTTTACATACAGCACCTGAAGACCTAGCGATGTTCAAAGGAGATGAAAATGCAATTTCAAAAGGAGAGGAAAAGCACAAGGCAGAGGTAGAGTTGTGTGAGTTGGCAGACGAGGTTGTAGCAGTTGGTCCCAAGTTGGCTGATAACTACTCGCGCTATCTCCGTCACTGCCAGAGAGACCAATCTGTATTTGTACTCACACCCAGCATTTTTTCTGAATTTGCGTCGGTAAAGCAAGCAGCTGAAGACGGAAGGACATTTTGTGTGTTGGTTTTTGGGCGTGGTGACCCTGaagattttaatttaaaagcatACGACATTGCAGCCAAAGCCATTTTTCAGTTGAAAGAGGCATCTTATGAACTGACCTTTGTTGGGGCACCACCTGGAAAAGAGGAGGAGATAGCAGAGAAGTTGTGTCAGCATGGTATTGCAAGAAGACAGCTGAGAGTTCGTTCTTTTAAGGAAAGCAGAGAGGATCTAAACAAATTGTTTTGTGAAGTAGATCTTTGTATAATGCCCTCAAGAACTGAGGGTTTTGGTTTGACTGCACTTGAAGCACTATCCGCAGGTCTTCCTATTCTTGTTAGTGGAAATTCTGGTTTGGCAGATGCTCTGCAGAATGTGCCAGGTGGTTCAAGTCGTGTAGTAAATTCTGAAGAACCTGCAGAATGGGCCGAGGCAATTAAAAGTGTCCGTAAAATGCGGAGGGATATTCGGCTAAAAGAGACGAAGAATCTTCGCATTCAATATGCTGAGGTGTACAGTTGGGAGAAACAGTGTGATGAACTTTTGAAAATGATGTTTGACACCTTACTTGGTACATCTGGAAAAGGTTGTAAGTGA
- the LOC137985185 gene encoding uncharacterized protein — MFKELRDQGLFDDSHILHVECLRFCFMQPIQTELHRVARHWNTHKIRPYSHQETPHGKPDVLFFLPQLKDTRDYKTLVDREDLEVVRDLYCKDRAECGCSDEFAEFFIMLMEENGIANEINTPEEARELYLVLLTLSENEL; from the exons ATGTTTAAG GAGCTTAGAGATCAAGGGTTATTTGACGACTCCCATATACTGCATGT AGAATGCTTGAGATTCTGTTTTATGCAACCTATTCAGACTGAACTCCATCGTGTTGCACGCCATTGGAACACTCACAAAATTCGTCCATACTCACACCAAGAAACGCCCCATGGAAAACCAGATGTGTTATTCTTCCTACCGCAGTTAAAAG ATACGCGGGACTACAAGACTCTCGTGGACAGAGAAGACTTGGAGGTCGTAAGAGATTTGTACTGTAAGGACCGCGCAGAATGTGGATGCTCTGATGAATTTGCCGAATTCTTTATCATGCTGATGGAAGAGAATGGAATTGCTAACGAAATCAACACCCCTGAAGAAGCAAGAGAACTTTACTTAGTGCTACTTACACTATCAGAAAATGAACTGTGA